The genomic stretch TGAACCCTACTCTTAGTTTAATGCCATTGGCAAATTGTGTTCTGTAGTTGATACTTCCTTCTATACCCTTGTTCTGCACCTCTCCGGCGTTGGCATAAGGAGCCGATTGCGCCATAGTAAGCGGTATCTGCTGTACCAGCAGCAGGTTCTTGGTTTTCTTATTGAAATAATCGAACGTGATATCTATATTATTTTTTAGAGAGATGTCTGTACCAAGGTTGAATTGTTGTGCGGTTTCCCAGGTAAGATCCTTATTGGTCATAGAGGTAATGGCTACCCCGGAATAAAGTGTGCCGCCCAACGAATAGTTTTGACCTGAACTGAGGATATCACTGCCGTTGTAGTAATTGCTGATATTCTGGTTCCCTAAACGCCCCCAGGAACCACGCAGCTTAAACATATTGAGCCAGGATAGGTTTTGCATGAATCTTTCCTTTGACATAACCCAGCCGCCGGAAAAAGAAGGAAAGGTACCCCATTGATGCCCCTTGGCAAAACGGGAGGAACCATCTCTTCTGAGGTTGGCTTCCAGCAGGTACTTACCCGCAAAAGCATAATTGATGCGCCCAAAAAAAGAACGTAGTCCCAAATCATAGGCGCCGGAATTATTCGTTTGAGTAGCCGCATCGCCCAGGTTTAATACTCTTTGTGTATTGTTCACAAAGTTCGCCCTGTATCCGCTTTGCCAGTCGTAAGTAAACTCCTCTTCCGAATAACCCGCAAGCAGGGTAATGTCGTGCTTGCCAAACGATTTGTTATACTTCAATAAAGAAGTTAACATCGTTTGTACATCGGTTTCATTGGTAACGTTAAGGTTCGATGCCAATGGAAAGGAATTGCCATCCTGTTTATATAGGGTCAAATTGGCATGGAAAGCATTGACATTGGAGGAAATTACATTGTAGCCATATGTCACCTGGGCGCTTAATCCTGGCAGGATCTTGTATTCGCCTTCTATTTGGCCACTGAAATTGTAACGTTTGTTAATAGACGTACTGCCTTCCTGGATTTCACCATAAAAATTTCTTTCTCCGTTTACGGCTACCCATTGGCCTTGCGCATTTTTAAGTGGATGGATGGGGGCAAGGGTAGCGTACCATTCAGCATTCCACAAGTCGGTTGGCTCATTCTTTACGCCCAGGTTGCCCGCCAGTTTGGCTGAAATACGCAGCTTTTTATCTTTTAGGAAATAAGCATCGATATTGGAACGAAAGTCTGTCTTTTTATAATTGGTTCCTACCAGAACACCATCCTGGTTCAGATGACCAAGCATAAGCGCAAAATTAACATTGTCGCTGCCCCCTGAAAGGTTCAGCCGGTGGTTTTGCATATTGGCGTCGCCGTAATAAACTTTGAAATAGTCTATATCAGGAAACATGGGATCGTTATGCGCGGCATATTTCGCGATAGTAGCATCAGAATAAGTAGCGCTGTTTCCGGAATTGATCGCCGCTTCGTTATAAAGCGTAGTGTATTGTACCGAGTTAAGAACCTTTGGTAAACGGGTAGGAGATTGCTTGCCGAAGTACGAGGTGTAGTTGACACGTAAATTGCCCGAACTGCCTTTCTTCGTGGTAATAAGAATAACCCCGTTGGCAGCCCGGCTTCCATAAATAGAAGAAGACGCTGCATCTTTTAGTACGGATATCGATTGAATATCGTTGGGGTTTACATCCGATATTCTGCCGGGGAACCCATCAATTAATACAAGCGGGGAATTGTCTCCAAACGTGCCTACACCGCGGATGTCTATAACAGCGCCATCATCACCGGGTTTACCCGAACTCTGCAAGGCATACACACCGGAAACCGTTCCTTGTAACGCCTGGCCACTGTTGGTAAGGGGACGGCTTTCCATGTCACCCCTACAGCACCGGTTAAGTTGGCTTTCTTTTGCGTACCATAACCTACCACTACTACATCTGCCAGGCTACTCTTGAGCTCCGTTAATACTACAGTAAGCACATTGTCGCCCGTAACTTTTACCTCTTCCGTCTGGTAGCCTACAAAGCTGATTTCAAGCACATCTCCAGGCTTGGCGTTGATCCGGAAATTACCTTTTTCATCGCTGGTCGTTCCAATGCCCGTGCCCTTTACTATTACCGCAGCTTTGATAACAGGTTGCCCGCTTTTATCTACTATCTTACCGGTTACTACTGTTTGTGCCGCCAGGAACTGCGTTTCTTCTGCCAGCTTTTTTTGAGGTGGAATAACTGTTACAGTGTTTTTAGACCACTCAAATGTGGCGCCCGATTGTTTGCTTACCTCTGTCAGTAGTTGCTTTAGCTCAATTTTCTTCGCAGATATCTCTATCTGCTCGTTCACATTTAATTCCTTCGTGTCATAGGCAAACCTTACATTGGCTTGCGTTTCTATAGTCGTAAATAAAGTACTTAAAGTAAAGATGTTCTTTGAAAGCTTTATCACCGTTGTACTGATGTCCTGCATTGGAGCGCCGGGACCGGCTTGGGCGTTGTTGTGAAGGCAAAGTGTTGTTGCCAGGAAAAGTAAATATAATACCTTCCCTCTGAGCAAACAGAGTGTACTCATGACCGTATTGATTAAGCGTGATGAAAAAAGATTAGTGAATCGTTATTATATTTCCATTAATGGTATAGGAAAGTTGTTTCGACAAGCAAATACTTTTTATGATTTCTTCAGGAGATGTGTTGCTAAACGCTCCGTTGAAGCTGAATTCAGTTTTGGAACTTTGATTGATGAGCCTGATATTATAAATTTTATCAAATCTGTCGGCTATGTCAGCAAAGCTTGCATCGCTGAATACAACAGCCCCTTGCCTCCATCCCGTTTCTTCATCAACATCATATGTCTTTTTTTCAAGCAGGCGGCTGGATGTATTAAAGACTACCAACTCTGAAGGATGAAGTTCCAGCCCGGGAGCCGAGGATTCCAGGACTGTATCGCCGGAGGCTTTTGTTACTTTAATCTTGCCCGTAACTACCGCTACCTTCGCCAGCTTTTGACCAGGGTAACTTTGTACATTGAAAGAGGTGCCTAATACGGTGATATGCAGATTCCCGGAATTAACATGAAATGGAAGCCTTGCATTTTCTTTTATACGAAAGAACGCCTCACCCGATAATTTTACATCCCTGCTGGCGCCTGTGAACACAGCAGGGTAGGTTAACCTGCTGTCCGAATTCAGTTCTACTTCTGAACCGTCAGGCAGAAGTATTTTAGCACGCTCTCCCTTGGGGACATATTTTTCTATCATAACCTCCTTGTTGGAGGCAGTGCTAACAATATCCCAGCCTTTGCCGTGAAAAACAAACATATAGAACATGCCTGCTGCCACAGCAGCAAAGCCGGCAGCTATACGCCATACGCGGACCTTCTTACCTGTGTGCTGTACAATATTTTGATGGGAGACGCCTTCTGTAATTGGCACGAGGAATTCGTCGTCAAGGGAAAGTTGTTCCAGGGAATGTTCAAAACGCTGTTGTTCTTTCTGGAATTCCGCCTCGGAAAGCCGTATGGATAAGGCATCGATGTAGTTGTTGGCGGAAATGATGACATCAAGCTTCTCAGGATGCCGTTGTATCCATAATGTCCAGAATAAAATATCCTTCCCGTCTTCCTTATAATAATAACGCAGATAGGACTCATCTGTAACAAAATCTTCAACCCTATATGACAAGTAATCCTTCATTCTGTTCCCTGATTACATATAAGACGTTGGAAGCAGGATTTTTTACCGTAAAATTTTGGGAATTTTTTTAAAATGGGTGTTTTATGGAAAAATAACGCCTCAATCTTTCAATAGCTTCATAAACGCGGTTGTAGATGGTTCGCGCTTCACAGTTCGACAATGCAGCTATTTCGTCGTAGTTCCTGTTCTCAAAAAAACGCAGCCGGATCACTTCTTTCTGCTTGGGCGTTAACTGTGCAAATGCTTCTTTCAGGATCTTTCCCGTGGCTTCATGTTCCTGGAACGCTATCATTGCCTCCTCATAAGAACATTCTTGGCTTTCCGCTTCAGACGTATGCCTTTTGTTCTCCAGGCTTTCCTTCCTTAAGGCATCCATTATTTTCCTCCGGACGCAGGTATTGAGATAACCTCCTACAGACGATACCTGTGGTAGCTTTTCCCGGTTTACCCAAATGCTGAGAAACGTTTCATGAATGCAATCTTTTACAAGTTCGCGATAAGGATAAACTGCAAAATTGTTGGAAAACAAATATTGATAGAAATTATTATACAATTCCTTCATAGCATCTGCATCGCCTGCAAGCATGCAGTTCCAAAGTGTATGGATACTGGATTGACGCAATTCTTAATTATGGCAAGGCTTTATGAAATAATAAAATGAAATTAGGATTTATTTCGTTCACACCAAATTTTTTACCGGTAAACCAAAGGGGGCTGTTTGCTTCCTTGTACGCTGAAAGAACGCGCTATGGATGCTCCATTTGTTGCTGTTTCGGTGAGTAGCTGTAAAAGCTGCATATTCACCAGCGACTCACAATTGGCAGTAACACGATAAGTGCCTGTTTTATCCAGATGAGTGCGCCTACGATAAAGACAAACAGGTGCATTCATCGCACTCGCGGATACCAGTATGGTTTCGGCTGAACCACAATCCGGACCGAACTTGAAACCAAGACTGGCGGCATATCGGCAGATATATAAAGCCTGAGCCGGGAGGATCAAAATACAGTGGCGGGAGCAGTTGGTCCCTGTTTTCCAGGCTATCCGCTGCGCCGGTCCCAATTGAAAGAAAAACGGAGGCTTTTGCCTTTGCTTTTGGAAAAAGGCTATTTTTGAGCCAACTATAATACACCCTTTTCAACCTAAAAACGCTTTGTATGACCTATCTATTTCCACCTGGTAACACTTGCCCCGTTGAGTTCTCTGATATCGCTACCGGTTAACGTTCTTTCCGGCAGTTGTTTTATTTATTTACCAGTTGACCAATTTGTATCATACGCAATATGAGAAAGATGAATATTTATCTTAAGCTTTTTGCAGCTAGCTTTTTTTTTATACATACCGCTTTTAGTCAAACGAAATACAGTCTTCCCCAAATTACGCCACACTCACCCAATGCAGCCAGCCTCGGGAAATACGGCGATATCCCCGTGTCGCTTCAAAATGGCATGGTAAATATGACCATACCACTTTTTAGTATTAAAGCCGGCACTGTAGAGCTTCCTTTGGCCCTGAGCTATCATAACAACGGGTTAAAAGTGGATGAAATTCCTTCCTGGGTAGGGTTGGGCTGGGACCTTCAATGTGGCGGCCTCATTAACTACCAACAACGTGGTAATGATGATTTCACAGCAAACGGAATCTTTGCAGCATCTTCCAAAGATGATTTGCAGAAGTACTTGTCAAATCAGATGGGAACTGTTGAACAGAATCACTATTTCGAAAACCTGATCAACGGAAGCCGCGATGGCGAGTATGATTTTTATACATACAATTTCCTGGGGCGCTCAGGATCTTTCTATTTTGATAAAGACCAGAACATTGTAACCATACCTAAAAGCAATTTGAAAATAACTACGTTAGGATCGGGTAACGGTTTCAATATTACAGATGAAAAGGGGAATATCTATCATTTTACGATTCCGGAATACAGCTATATGGGATCAGTTGAAAATAGCGATCTGGAATTAAGACATGATTTTTCCGGTAATAGTTCTTACCTTCTTGGCGGTATACAAACACCGGAAGGGCGAACCATTTCTTTCGGATACCAGAATTACAATTATAACTATACCAGAACAGGTTATACTTTTGCACAGGTTGAAGTGCAGCCTTTTTCAGAGTGCCCCGGTAGTGGCTTATCGGGAGGTGGCACCGCATACCAACAGGGAAGCCAGTTATTAACCACTATCACGTTCCCGGAAGGAAGTATTGTTTTTGAGCATGCTTCAGCGCCACGGGAAGACATCAGGAGAATTAGTCCCAGCTCATTGGTGCCTGCTTTAAGCAAGGTGAAGTTATATAACAGCAGCAACGAACTGGTAAAGGAATTTTCATTCACCTATTCTTATTTTGATACCAATAAGCGATTAAGGCTCGATGCCGTAACACAAACCGGCGCACAAACGCAGCGATGGAACTTCGATTATTACGATGATATAGATAAAGGCTTTCCCGTCTTTTTTACCAATACGAAAGATCATTGGGGGTATTACAATAAGAAGGAACCAGCTGCTACGAATTTGCCTCAGGCCGATTATAATCCGCTGATTACCCAGCATTGGGCTGTTGAGAACAATAACCTTCTTTCCAACAGAACAAGTAATTACCTGTATTCCAGGCTAGGTTTGCTCAAGCAGGTGAAATATCCTACCGGAGGCACCAGCACCTTTAATTATGAGCCCAACCAATTTAAAATTCATGATTATTCAGAATTAGCCGCACTCTCTCCTTTTTTGAAATATGATCCGAATGAATTTGGCTCCTATGCCACCTTTATTTCAGCAGACACCTATACGGAACCGGAAGTAAGCGGCAGTTTTACGTTCTCATCCGCAACAACAGTAAGGATTTCTGCCAATAAATTGTTTTACCCCGAAAGTATGATTGAATCTGCCGTTTCGTTAGGAACTTCTCCTGGCGCAAACGACATATTACCTGAATTCACCTATAGATTTGGTGCCGGCTCGTTAACCAATTATATCGTTACATTGCCTGCTGGTACTTATTATTATAGTCTAAGCCGCAATCTCTTATGGTATGACTTGGGTGAGCCGGAAACAGGATCTGCCTGGCTCACTATCGACAAGATAAGTTATCCACCCATTATTCCTTACCAGGTAGGAGGTTGCCGTATCAGCAATGTTGTGCATAACGATGGCGCCGGAAATAGTATTACTAAAAGATATGAATATGCTGATATGCTGGACAGTGTGATGTTCAGGAATAAACCTGATTATCTTATCCGGCATTGGATGAAAGCCAATAAGACTTCAAACGAGAACGGCAGCGGCTGGATAACATTCTTTTGTTCCGATTGTGGGCTTTATTCCTATATCCACGAGGAGAGTGTAAGGCCAATGCCCGGCAATAGTATAGACTATAAATACGCACGGGAACTGGATAACGATGGAAGCCTTGGTAAAACAGAATACGAGTTTACCGTTACTGAAAACCTGCTGGAACAAACAGGCGTTCCATTTGCACAACCTATCATGGCAACCTGGCGTGCGGGCTTACCTAAAGAAAAGAAGATATTTAGTAAAACAGGGGGTACTTATAACCTGGTAAAGCAGGAAACAAATGTTTATAATTCCTCTCATCCCTATTTATCAAGAACAGAAGGCATTAAAGTCAATTACGATGTGCAGTGTTTAGGAACTAATATGTTAAACATTACAGATCCTTATTTCAATGGCAGTACTTTCGCCCGCGTAGTATCTAATTATCAGACTGAAAACTTTTACAGGTCTTCGGCAAATGTAACGGAATACCTTAGCAACGGTGCTTTAAGTAAATCAGCAACCAGCCTATACCAGTCAGCTTTTCATACATTGCCAACACTGGAAACCTCGCAGAGCAGTAACGGTACTTTTAATAAAGTGAAAACTGCTTATTCTTTTGATTACGGCACAAGCGCCTATGCAGATGAAGCAGCGTTAGGTATTAAATATTTGAAGGATAACAATGTATTGCTCCCGGTAGAACAGCTGACCATAAAAACAATAAACGGAGTTGATTATGTGACTGCAGGTATTATCTATATATATAGAACAGATAAGCCCGTTATCAATAAAGTGTATTCACTTAAAATAAACAGTCCTGTTACGCTTACGGCTTTTACTACAAGCAGCATTAATGGTAGCGGTAGCTTCATCTCAGACAGTCGCTACGAAGAAAAGGCATTATTCACTTCCTATGACCAGTACAACAATATCCAGGAAATGAAGTATGCAAATAATATCACGACTACTTATCTCTGGAACTATAATAATGTATATCCTGTTGCCGAAGTAACAAACGCGAATACCGCATCGATAGCAGCTACAAGTTTTGAGGGTGATAACGCCGGAAACTGGATTTTCCCTGCAGCAGGTATCATTGGCAATGTAGCAATCACAGGGAAAAAAGCTTTTAACTTAAATGGAAATACAATTCAAAGAACTTCCCTGAACAGTACAGAAACCTACACCCTCACTTATTGGCTTAAGAACGGATCCGGTTCTGTTAGCCCCGAGGCTACTGCCATGCAAACTGTTGGCGACTGGACTTTATACGCAACTGAAGTGACTGGCGTAACATCGTTATCGATCACAGGTACTGGCATTATCGATGAACTCAGACTCTATCCCAAAGCCGCCAACATGTCAACATCTACATATGAGCCACTTATTGGCGTTACCAGTCAATGCGACGCGGCCAACAGGATCACTTACTATAAATATGATGAAGTAGGAAGGCTGCAGCTCATCAGGGACCAGGATGGTAATATTCTTAAGAAGATCTGTTACAACTACGCCGGGTTGCCGGTTGCTTGCGAGTAATACTCTGGAAGACTTAAAGTTTAAAAGCGGAGAACTAATTTTTGATTTTTTAAAGGACCTAATATGCCTACACCAACTAAACCCATTTATTGCTTATACAGGT from Filimonas effusa encodes the following:
- a CDS encoding carboxypeptidase-like regulatory domain-containing protein translates to MSTLCLLRGKVLYLLFLATTLCLHNNAQAGPGAPMQDISTTVIKLSKNIFTLSTLFTTIETQANVRFAYDTKELNVNEQIEISAKKIELKQLLTEVSKQSGATFEWSKNTVTVIPPQKKLAEETQFLAAQTVVTGKIVDKSGQPVIKAAVIVKGTGIGTTSDEKGNFRINAKPGDVLEISFVGYQTEEVKVTGDNVLTVVLTELKSSLADVVVVGYGTQKKANLTGAVGVTWKAVPLPTVARRYKERFPVCMPCRVRVNPVMMALL
- a CDS encoding FecR family protein, which translates into the protein MKDYLSYRVEDFVTDESYLRYYYKEDGKDILFWTLWIQRHPEKLDVIISANNYIDALSIRLSEAEFQKEQQRFEHSLEQLSLDDEFLVPITEGVSHQNIVQHTGKKVRVWRIAAGFAAVAAGMFYMFVFHGKGWDIVSTASNKEVMIEKYVPKGERAKILLPDGSEVELNSDSRLTYPAVFTGASRDVKLSGEAFFRIKENARLPFHVNSGNLHITVLGTSFNVQSYPGQKLAKVAVVTGKIKVTKASGDTVLESSAPGLELHPSELVVFNTSSRLLEKKTYDVDEETGWRQGAVVFSDASFADIADRFDKIYNIRLINQSSKTEFSFNGAFSNTSPEEIIKSICLSKQLSYTINGNIITIH
- a CDS encoding RNA polymerase sigma factor codes for the protein MRQSSIHTLWNCMLAGDADAMKELYNNFYQYLFSNNFAVYPYRELVKDCIHETFLSIWVNREKLPQVSSVGGYLNTCVRRKIMDALRKESLENKRHTSEAESQECSYEEAMIAFQEHEATGKILKEAFAQLTPKQKEVIRLRFFENRNYDEIAALSNCEARTIYNRVYEAIERLRRYFSIKHPF
- a CDS encoding SusC/RagA family TonB-linked outer membrane protein, encoding MESRPLTNSGQALQGTVSGVYALQSSGKPGDDGAVIDIRGVGTFGDNSPLVLIDGFPGRISDVNPNDIQSISVLKDAASSSIYGSRAANGVILITTKKGSSGNLRVNYTSYFGKQSPTRLPKVLNSVQYTTLYNEAAINSGNSATYSDATIAKYAAHNDPMFPDIDYFKVYYGDANMQNHRLNLSGGSDNVNFALMLGHLNQDGVLVGTNYKKTDFRSNIDAYFLKDKKLRISAKLAGNLGVKNEPTDLWNAEWYATLAPIHPLKNAQGQWVAVNGERNFYGEIQEGSTSINKRYNFSGQIEGEYKILPGLSAQVTYGYNVISSNVNAFHANLTLYKQDGNSFPLASNLNVTNETDVQTMLTSLLKYNKSFGKHDITLLAGYSEEEFTYDWQSGYRANFVNNTQRVLNLGDAATQTNNSGAYDLGLRSFFGRINYAFAGKYLLEANLRRDGSSRFAKGHQWGTFPSFSGGWVMSKERFMQNLSWLNMFKLRGSWGRLGNQNISNYYNGSDILSSGQNYSLGGTLYSGVAITSMTNKDLTWETAQQFNLGTDISLKNNIDITFDYFNKKTKNLLLVQQIPLTMAQSAPYANAGEVQNKGIEGSINYRTQFANGIKLRVGFNASHIINRITKMNVAEQLTSPKAIKVGAAINSFYGYQMDGIYQISDFTWQNNSDPSIPYASRNYTIKPGVVQVTNYTARPGDIKYKDFSGDGMVDMTNDRRIIGSQFPDLTYGFNFSVEWKGFDLGCFLQGVQGIQGYTYYEIATPFSGFANMGSWWLNRWTPENPSQTLPSLSLDGVRNNIHSSFYMDNASYLRMKNIELGYSISPKVLSKAGIKSLRIYGNMQNAFTITKFKGFDPEQTVDQVRAQAFPQVRVTTVGVNVNF